The following coding sequences lie in one Micromonospora sp. R77 genomic window:
- a CDS encoding glycoside hydrolase family 32 protein: MTAARTRRGTLLALLVTVLALLPGVPATAGTPGDYPEFPYPSTGYDEPGRGQFHFSSRAGWMNDVNAPLWYNGEYHLFYQHNPHGLGWDTMHWGHTTSPDLVHWTQKPIALEPGVHPGDLWSGGGVVDTANTSGLKTGTDAPIVVFTGTNGVSIAYSNDGARTFQNYDGGRKVISMPANSRDPKVFWHAATNRWVMVVWSDNGGNAAHFYTSPNLRDWTFRSRHAADWLVECPDFFALPLDGTGPTKWVLTDASGEYVVGSFDGVTFTPDSATPQRMDQGATFDKGTFYAGLTFSNLPDNRVVQLVWQPSNHGTTWTGNASFPVRLGLRTWPEGVRLTRTPVAELATLRSGSQSWTDRTVTTDPITDPLAGVSADTYEIEAEFDLAASTATRFGFRLHTRADGTYDRAVSYDRLAQTLDGAPLPATGGRVKLHLLVDRGQLEIFGGDGRLSWTDNVTFDSAPASQGVRLVAEGGAVKVVSLALHRIGSTWGRGEPTLESNLPGPWQAVGGSWTDVTGGKRGEATGDGFYLSAGTGGDLDYEADVRLETAAAAALTFRAGPDGSGYSVNVDAAGLVKLWRPGRDIAVYPTPISRGRTYHLKVNATGSRIRVWLDHGATPVIDAVDGTYATGRLGVNVFAGAAVVQNVRRDAVGFRTNLDQRWNPVAGEWTVTAGGLRGRRMDNGFRLAERTGGDFTYQGDLRVLAGRAAGLTFRATPDGTGHYTANIDTDGLVKLWRPGRDIATYPTPIVPGRTYHLRVVAAGPRLQVWLDAGATPVIDVLDGTYATGRFGVNVFDAVGESQDVTVS, translated from the coding sequence GTGACGGCGGCGCGGACCCGGCGCGGGACGCTGCTCGCGCTGCTGGTCACCGTCCTGGCGCTGCTGCCCGGCGTGCCGGCGACCGCCGGAACGCCCGGCGACTACCCCGAGTTCCCCTACCCGAGCACCGGCTACGACGAGCCCGGGCGCGGCCAGTTCCACTTCAGCTCCCGGGCCGGCTGGATGAACGACGTCAACGCCCCGCTCTGGTACAACGGCGAGTACCACCTCTTCTACCAGCACAACCCGCACGGGCTGGGCTGGGACACCATGCACTGGGGACACACCACCAGCCCCGACCTGGTGCACTGGACGCAGAAGCCGATCGCCCTGGAGCCCGGCGTGCACCCCGGCGACCTCTGGTCCGGCGGCGGGGTCGTCGACACCGCCAACACCTCCGGGCTCAAGACCGGCACCGACGCCCCGATCGTGGTCTTCACCGGCACCAACGGAGTCAGCATCGCCTACAGCAACGACGGGGCGCGGACCTTCCAGAACTACGACGGCGGGCGCAAGGTCATCTCGATGCCGGCGAACAGCCGCGACCCGAAGGTCTTCTGGCACGCGGCCACCAACCGGTGGGTCATGGTGGTCTGGTCGGACAACGGCGGCAACGCAGCCCACTTCTACACCTCACCCAACCTGCGCGACTGGACCTTCCGCAGCCGCCACGCCGCGGACTGGCTGGTCGAGTGCCCGGACTTCTTCGCCCTGCCGCTCGACGGCACCGGCCCGACCAAGTGGGTGCTCACCGACGCCAGCGGCGAGTACGTCGTCGGCTCCTTCGACGGCGTCACCTTCACCCCCGACTCGGCCACCCCGCAGCGGATGGACCAGGGCGCCACCTTCGACAAGGGCACCTTCTACGCCGGCCTCACCTTCTCGAACCTGCCCGACAACCGGGTGGTGCAGCTGGTCTGGCAGCCCTCCAACCACGGCACGACCTGGACCGGGAACGCCTCCTTCCCGGTGCGGCTCGGACTGCGTACCTGGCCGGAGGGGGTCCGGCTGACCCGGACCCCGGTCGCCGAACTGGCCACCCTGCGCAGCGGCTCGCAGAGCTGGACCGACCGGACGGTGACCACCGATCCGATCACCGACCCGCTGGCCGGGGTCAGCGCCGACACCTACGAGATCGAGGCGGAGTTCGACCTGGCCGCCAGCACCGCCACCCGGTTCGGCTTCCGGCTGCACACCCGCGCCGACGGCACGTACGACCGGGCGGTCAGCTACGACCGGCTGGCGCAGACCCTCGACGGGGCGCCGCTGCCGGCCACCGGCGGCCGGGTGAAGCTGCACCTGCTGGTCGACCGGGGCCAGTTGGAGATCTTCGGCGGCGACGGGCGGCTCTCCTGGACCGACAACGTCACGTTCGACTCCGCCCCCGCCAGCCAGGGGGTGCGGCTGGTCGCCGAGGGCGGCGCGGTGAAGGTGGTCTCGCTGGCGCTGCACCGGATCGGCTCCACCTGGGGCCGGGGCGAGCCGACGCTGGAGAGCAACCTACCCGGCCCGTGGCAGGCGGTCGGCGGCTCCTGGACCGACGTCACCGGCGGCAAGCGCGGCGAGGCGACCGGGGACGGCTTCTATCTCAGCGCCGGCACCGGCGGCGACCTCGACTACGAGGCCGACGTGCGGCTGGAGACCGCAGCGGCCGCCGCCCTCACCTTCCGGGCCGGCCCCGACGGCAGCGGCTACTCGGTCAACGTCGACGCGGCGGGGCTGGTCAAGCTCTGGCGGCCCGGCCGGGACATCGCGGTGTACCCGACGCCGATCAGCCGGGGCCGGACGTACCACCTGAAGGTGAACGCCACGGGGTCGCGGATCCGGGTGTGGCTGGACCACGGCGCGACCCCGGTGATCGATGCGGTGGACGGCACGTACGCCACCGGCCGGCTCGGGGTGAACGTCTTCGCCGGGGCGGCCGTGGTGCAGAACGTCCGGCGCGACGCCGTCGGCTTCCGCACCAACCTGGACCAGCGGTGGAACCCGGTGGCCGGGGAGTGGACGGTCACCGCGGGCGGCCTGCGCGGCCGGCGGATGGACAACGGGTTCCGGCTCGCCGAGCGCACCGGCGGCGACTTCACCTACCAGGGCGACCTGCGGGTGCTCGCCGGCCGGGCCGCCGGGTTGACCTTCCGGGCCACCCCGGACGGCACCGGCCACTACACCGCCAACATCGACACCGACGGCCTGGTCAAGCTCTGGCGGCCCGGCCGGGACATCGCCACCTACCCGACGCCGATCGTGCCCGGGCGGACGTACCACCTGCGGGTGGTGGCCGCCGGTCCGCGCCTCCAGGTCTGGCTGGACGCCGGGGCGACGCCGGTGATCGACGTGCTGGACGGCACGTACGCCACCGGCCGGTTCGGGGTGAACGTCTTCGACGCGGTCGGCGAGTCTCAGGACGTGACGGTGAGCTGA